Proteins co-encoded in one Pseudophryne corroboree isolate aPseCor3 chromosome 1, aPseCor3.hap2, whole genome shotgun sequence genomic window:
- the LOC134970111 gene encoding olfactory receptor 6M1-like — MYFFLSSLAFLDICLISCTVPKLLAILVYNHRTISLSGCIVQLYFYLSFGTIEMYHLAVMSVDRYVAICLPLRYHSIFTNRVCLWLVLIVWIFGFITCIYPIMLTFDLSFCGPYEINHFFCDSSALVKISCSDVRQIDMVCAIFASAIILGSFFLTLISYYNILITVLMIPSTSGKIKAFSTCTSHFTVVTITYGSSIYIYVRSVESSSLDYNKTVALLNSIMTPVLNPFIYSLRNKQVQQVFRDVRLKIVPHRRLFL, encoded by the coding sequence ATGTATTTCTTCCTCAGCAGCCTGGCTTTCTTGGATATTTGTCTTATATCATGCACTGTCCCCAAACTGCTCGCTATACTGGTTTACAACCACAGGACAATCTCTTTATCTGGATGCATTGTGCAGCTTTACTTCTATCTGTCATTTGGAACTATAGAAATGTATCATTTGGCTGTCATGTCAGTGGATCGGTATGTGGCAATCTGTCTTCCACTGAGGTACCATTCAATCTTCACCAACAGGGTCTGTCTATGGTTGGTACTAATAGTTTGGATATTTGGATTTATTACTTGCATCTATCCCATAATGTTAACTTTTGATTTGTCTTTCTGTGGTCCATATGAAATCAATCATTTCTTCTGTGATAGTTCAGCCTTAGTGAAGATCAGTTGCTCTGATGTAAGGCAGATTGATATGGTTTGTGCCATTTTTGCCTCAGCTATCATTTTGGGCTCTTTCTTTCTCACCTTAATTTCTTATTACAACATTCTCATCACCGTACTAATGATACCATCCACCAGTGGCAAAATCAAAGCTTTCTCCACTTGCACATCTCACTTCACTGTGGTCACAATAACTTATGGCAGTTCTATCTATATTTATGTACGATCAGTAGAAAGTTCCTCCCTTGACTATAATAAAACTGTTGCACTTCTGAACAGCATAATGACTCCAGTACTTAATCCATTTATATACAGCCTGCGAAATAAACAAGTCCAACAAGTCTTCCGTGATGTGAGGTTAAAGATTGTTCCCCACAGAAGATTGTTTTTGTAA